A single genomic interval of Novosphingobium ginsenosidimutans harbors:
- a CDS encoding NAD-dependent epimerase/dehydratase family protein produces the protein MAGTVFVSGGSGYIAGFLIRQLVAGGWMVHTSIRDLAKESAVRASLAVDDSKLKFFAADLMSDAGWTEAMAGCSHVAHVASPLPSNAPKTDDELIVPARDGALRALKAAKAAGVKRFVMTSSMAAIAYGHGRSKSVFTEADWTDPNSPDAYAYVKSKTIAERTARDWVAAEGGEMEFVTVNPALVLGPLQSGDFSTSLEAIKKLLEGSLPGLPNFGFGVVDVRDVADMHVRCLEQPDMANERFICSGPFLMMAEVAAILREGLGPQGRKVPTRKLPDWLMRLVGRFDPVVRQVLGELGNVRDTDISHARTKLGWNPRPPEESILDTARDMIRLGIVKV, from the coding sequence ATGGCAGGCACGGTCTTCGTCTCGGGCGGCAGCGGCTATATCGCGGGCTTCCTCATCCGTCAGTTGGTCGCAGGGGGCTGGATGGTCCACACCTCGATCCGGGATCTCGCCAAGGAAAGCGCGGTGCGCGCCAGCCTGGCGGTCGATGACAGCAAGCTCAAATTCTTCGCGGCTGACCTGATGAGCGACGCCGGCTGGACTGAGGCGATGGCGGGCTGCAGCCATGTGGCTCACGTCGCATCGCCGCTGCCCAGCAATGCCCCCAAGACCGATGACGAGCTGATTGTGCCAGCCCGCGACGGGGCCCTGCGCGCGCTCAAGGCCGCCAAGGCAGCGGGGGTGAAGCGTTTTGTCATGACCAGCTCGATGGCAGCGATCGCCTATGGCCACGGCCGTTCAAAGTCGGTCTTCACCGAGGCCGACTGGACCGATCCGAACAGCCCGGATGCCTATGCCTACGTCAAATCAAAGACCATCGCCGAGCGCACCGCACGCGACTGGGTGGCGGCCGAGGGCGGGGAGATGGAGTTCGTGACGGTCAATCCCGCGCTGGTGCTCGGACCGCTGCAATCGGGCGATTTCTCGACCTCGCTTGAGGCAATCAAGAAGCTGCTCGAAGGCTCGTTGCCAGGCCTGCCGAATTTCGGCTTTGGTGTCGTTGATGTGCGCGACGTAGCCGATATGCACGTGCGCTGCCTGGAGCAGCCGGACATGGCGAACGAGCGTTTCATCTGCTCCGGCCCGTTCCTGATGATGGCCGAAGTCGCCGCGATCCTGCGCGAAGGGCTGGGGCCGCAAGGGCGCAAGGTGCCCACGCGCAAGCTGCCCGACTGGCTGATGCGGCTGGTCGGGCGGTTCGATCCGGTAGTGCGGCAGGTGCTGGGCGAACTCGGCAATGTCCGCGATACCGATATCAGCCACGCCCGCACCAAGCTCGGCTGGAACCCGCGTCCGCCTGAGGAAAGCATCCTCGATACCGCTCGCGACATGATCCGGCTGGGGATCGTGAAGGTCTAG
- a CDS encoding helix-turn-helix domain-containing protein, whose product MTPRRLFAGTRLRAIRAEHRLKQAELAARLAISTSYLSQLENDDRPLTPALIERLSRAFPLDWREIGAGDAETRLAALREANADPLFAEPMDAAQLARFAEQQPALAERFIALHEAYRRSGQRLQMVDEALAAEGTSGPRLPWEEVRDWFHLAGNYVDSLDRAAEAMGERLGTPSPDTTAIEGYLKGALSVSLIYSGQAGLRSYDAQMGHLTIDPGQPSETRRFQLAHQLAALALKDEIAAVVESAELRSTASRQLLFVGLCNYAAGALLMPYRRFRSAARAVRHDIDRLAQQFGVSFEQACHRLSTLQREDARGVPFFFCRVDMAGNITKRHSATRLQFARFGGACPLWIVHEAVAIPDRILVQLAETPDGVRYVSMAKGLVKPSGSYDRAPRRYAVALGCEAEHASEFIYADGLDLRSTSAAARIGISCRICPRADCDQRAFPPSDRAISVDPDQRGVVPYRVG is encoded by the coding sequence ATGACGCCGCGCCGCCTTTTCGCCGGAACCCGCCTGCGGGCCATCCGCGCCGAGCACCGCCTGAAGCAGGCCGAACTAGCCGCGCGGCTGGCGATCAGCACCTCCTACCTATCGCAATTGGAGAACGATGACCGCCCACTCACTCCAGCACTCATCGAACGCCTGAGCCGTGCCTTCCCGCTCGACTGGCGCGAGATTGGTGCCGGTGATGCCGAAACACGGCTGGCCGCCTTGCGCGAAGCCAATGCCGATCCGCTGTTTGCCGAACCCATGGATGCCGCGCAATTGGCCCGCTTTGCCGAACAGCAGCCGGCACTGGCCGAACGTTTCATTGCCCTGCACGAAGCCTACCGCCGATCCGGCCAGCGGCTGCAGATGGTAGACGAGGCACTGGCGGCCGAGGGCACCAGCGGCCCACGCCTGCCCTGGGAGGAAGTGCGCGACTGGTTCCACCTGGCGGGCAACTATGTCGACAGCCTCGACCGCGCGGCCGAGGCAATGGGCGAACGGCTGGGCACTCCCTCCCCCGATACCACCGCGATCGAAGGATACCTCAAGGGCGCGCTCTCGGTCTCGCTGATCTATTCGGGGCAAGCCGGACTGCGCTCTTACGATGCGCAAATGGGCCACCTGACGATCGACCCCGGCCAGCCTTCCGAAACCCGCCGCTTCCAGCTTGCTCACCAGCTTGCCGCGCTGGCGCTGAAGGATGAAATCGCTGCCGTGGTGGAAAGCGCCGAACTGCGCAGCACCGCCAGCCGCCAGCTCCTCTTCGTCGGCCTGTGCAATTACGCGGCGGGCGCATTGCTGATGCCCTATCGCCGCTTCCGCAGCGCCGCGCGCGCGGTGCGGCACGATATCGACCGGCTGGCGCAGCAGTTCGGCGTCAGTTTCGAACAGGCCTGCCACCGCCTCTCCACTCTCCAGCGCGAGGATGCGCGCGGGGTGCCATTCTTCTTCTGCCGGGTCGACATGGCCGGCAACATCACCAAGCGTCATTCGGCGACCCGCCTGCAATTCGCCCGGTTTGGCGGGGCCTGCCCGCTGTGGATCGTGCACGAGGCCGTGGCGATCCCCGACCGGATCCTGGTCCAGCTGGCCGAGACGCCCGACGGGGTGCGCTATGTCTCGATGGCCAAGGGGCTGGTGAAGCCCTCTGGCTCATACGACCGCGCCCCGCGCCGCTATGCCGTGGCGCTGGGCTGCGAGGCCGAGCACGCCAGCGAGTTCATCTACGCCGATGGCCTCGATCTGCGCTCCACCAGCGCGGCGGCGCGGATCGGCATTTCCTGCCGCATCTGCCCCCGCGCCGATTGCGACCAGCGCGCCTTCCCACCAAGCGACCGCGCAATCAGCGTCGATCCCGACCAGCGCGGGGTGGTACCGTACCGGGTCGGCTAG
- a CDS encoding acyl-CoA carboxylase subunit beta: MSANIAEMERRRAAARLGGGQKRIDAQHAKGKLTARERLTVLLDEGSFEEVDMYVEHNCVDFGMPEQTIPGDGVVTGSGTINGRLVYVYAQDFTVFGGAVSERHAMKICKVMDMAMKVGAPVIGLNDSGGARIQEGVASLGGYTEIFQRNVLASGVVPQLSLIMGPCAGGAVYSPAMTDFIFMVKDSSYMFVTGPDVVKTVTNEIVTQEELGGAVTHSTKTSVADLALENDIEALLTARDLIDYLPANNRVGVPERPTTDPYDRIEDSLDTLIPANANQPYDMHEVVRKVLDEGDFFEIQPTHAANIIVGFGRVEGRTVGVVANQPMVLAGVLDINASKKAARFVRFCDAFEIPILTFVDVPGFLPGTAQEYGGIIKHGAKLLFAYAEATVPKITVITRKAYGGAYCVMSSKHLRGDLNYSWPTGEIAVMGAKGAVEIIFRQDIGDPDKIAERTKEYEDAFANPFVAASKGFIDEVIHPRNTRRRIALGLRKLRNKQLENPWKKHDNIPL; encoded by the coding sequence ATGTCCGCAAACATCGCCGAAATGGAACGTCGCCGCGCCGCAGCCCGGCTGGGCGGGGGGCAAAAGCGCATCGATGCGCAGCATGCCAAGGGCAAGCTGACCGCGCGTGAGCGGCTGACCGTGCTGCTCGATGAAGGCTCGTTCGAAGAAGTCGACATGTATGTCGAGCACAACTGCGTCGATTTCGGCATGCCCGAACAGACCATTCCGGGTGACGGCGTTGTCACTGGCAGCGGCACGATCAACGGCCGTCTGGTTTACGTTTATGCGCAGGACTTCACCGTGTTCGGCGGGGCCGTGTCGGAACGCCATGCAATGAAGATCTGCAAGGTGATGGACATGGCGATGAAGGTCGGTGCGCCTGTCATCGGCCTCAATGACAGTGGCGGGGCACGCATCCAGGAAGGTGTGGCGTCGCTCGGCGGCTACACCGAGATCTTCCAGCGCAACGTCCTGGCGAGCGGCGTTGTCCCGCAGCTGTCGCTGATCATGGGGCCCTGCGCGGGCGGGGCGGTCTATTCGCCCGCGATGACCGACTTCATCTTCATGGTGAAGGACAGCTCCTACATGTTCGTCACTGGTCCTGATGTGGTCAAGACCGTGACCAACGAGATCGTGACGCAGGAGGAACTCGGCGGGGCGGTAACGCATTCGACCAAAACCTCGGTCGCCGATCTTGCCCTCGAAAACGATATCGAGGCGCTGCTTACCGCGCGTGACCTGATCGATTACCTGCCGGCCAACAACCGTGTTGGCGTGCCCGAGCGGCCCACTACCGATCCCTATGACCGGATCGAGGACAGCCTTGATACGCTGATCCCGGCCAATGCCAACCAGCCTTATGATATGCACGAAGTGGTGCGTAAGGTGCTGGACGAAGGCGATTTCTTCGAGATTCAGCCAACCCACGCCGCCAACATCATCGTCGGCTTCGGCCGGGTCGAAGGGCGCACCGTCGGCGTCGTTGCCAACCAGCCGATGGTGCTGGCGGGCGTGCTCGATATCAACGCCAGCAAGAAGGCCGCGCGGTTCGTGCGGTTCTGCGATGCCTTCGAAATCCCGATCCTGACCTTTGTCGATGTGCCCGGCTTCCTGCCCGGCACAGCGCAGGAGTACGGCGGGATCATCAAGCACGGCGCCAAGCTGCTGTTCGCCTATGCCGAGGCGACCGTGCCGAAGATCACCGTGATCACCCGCAAGGCCTATGGCGGGGCTTATTGCGTTATGAGCTCAAAGCATCTGCGCGGCGATCTCAACTATTCGTGGCCGACCGGCGAAATCGCCGTGATGGGCGCCAAGGGCGCGGTGGAGATCATCTTCCGCCAGGACATCGGCGATCCCGACAAGATCGCCGAACGCACCAAGGAATACGAAGACGCCTTCGCCAACCCCTTCGTGGCAGCGAGCAAGGGCTTTATCGACGAGGTGATCCACCCACGGAATACCAGGCGGCGGATCGCGCTGGGACTGCGGAAGCTGCGCAACAAGCAGCTCGAGAACCCGTGGAAGAAGCATGACAATATTCCGCTATGA
- the mce gene encoding methylmalonyl-CoA epimerase, producing MKLGRLNHIGVATPSIADSIVFYRDVMGATKIHEPFDLESQGVKVCFVDTPGADGALNGTQIELIEPLPGNTSIQSFLDKNPAGGQHHVCYEVPDIHAAKAEFEAMGKRVLGEPRIGAHGTLIFFIHPKDMGGVLTEIMETPSEDTHWSN from the coding sequence ATGAAACTAGGCCGCCTCAACCACATCGGCGTGGCAACACCGTCCATCGCGGACTCCATCGTCTTCTACCGCGACGTCATGGGCGCGACGAAGATTCATGAGCCGTTCGATCTGGAATCCCAGGGCGTGAAGGTCTGCTTCGTCGATACGCCGGGCGCCGATGGTGCGCTCAACGGCACGCAGATCGAACTGATCGAGCCGCTGCCGGGCAACACCTCGATCCAGAGCTTTCTCGACAAGAACCCCGCCGGCGGCCAGCATCACGTCTGCTACGAAGTGCCCGACATCCACGCCGCCAAGGCCGAGTTCGAGGCCATGGGCAAGCGCGTGCTGGGCGAACCGCGCATTGGGGCTCACGGCACGCTGATCTTCTTTATCCACCCCAAGGACATGGGCGGGGTGCTGACTGAAATCATGGAAACGCCAAGCGAGGATACGCACTGGTCGAATTGA
- a CDS encoding enoyl-CoA hydratase-related protein encodes MSTVADYETILTERVGNVLKITLNRPERLNAASIPLADELGAAFYDLGDARAVVITGAGKGFCSGADLAARGEASALQQKGGSHRALQNHYNPLVSQILRAPVPVVTAVNGAAAGVGCSIALAGDFVLAGKSAYFLQAFVNIGLVPDGGSTWLLARAIGRARATRMMMLGEKISAEQAEDWGLIYKAVDDAVLMDEAMALATRLSEGPTVSYATMKANIQTALDGTLPQVLLAEAEGQRIAGASDDAREGGLAFLQKRKAEFKGR; translated from the coding sequence ATGAGTACGGTGGCAGACTACGAAACGATCCTGACCGAGCGCGTGGGCAATGTGCTCAAGATCACCCTCAACCGGCCAGAGCGGCTCAATGCTGCTTCGATCCCGCTGGCGGACGAGCTGGGCGCGGCCTTCTATGACCTGGGCGATGCGCGCGCGGTGGTGATCACCGGGGCGGGCAAGGGCTTTTGCTCGGGCGCCGACCTGGCGGCCCGCGGCGAAGCGAGCGCCTTGCAGCAAAAGGGCGGCAGCCACCGCGCGCTGCAGAACCACTACAACCCGCTGGTCAGCCAGATCCTGCGTGCGCCGGTGCCGGTGGTGACCGCGGTCAATGGCGCCGCGGCCGGCGTCGGTTGCTCAATTGCCCTCGCTGGCGATTTCGTGCTGGCCGGCAAGAGCGCCTATTTCCTCCAGGCCTTCGTCAACATCGGGCTGGTGCCCGACGGCGGCAGCACCTGGCTGCTGGCCCGCGCCATCGGCCGCGCCCGCGCCACCCGGATGATGATGCTGGGCGAAAAGATCAGCGCCGAGCAGGCCGAAGACTGGGGCTTGATCTACAAGGCAGTCGACGATGCCGTGCTGATGGACGAGGCAATGGCGCTCGCCACCCGCCTGTCCGAAGGGCCGACCGTGTCCTATGCCACCATGAAGGCCAACATCCAGACCGCGCTTGATGGCACCCTGCCGCAGGTGCTTCTGGCCGAAGCGGAAGGCCAGCGCATTGCCGGCGCCAGCGACGACGCGCGCGAGGGCGGTCTGGCCTTCCTCCAGAAGCGCAAGGCCGAGTTCAAGGGCCGCTGA
- a CDS encoding glutathione S-transferase family protein: protein MLFFNSPNPAPNPRRVRIFAAEKGIALPMRDLSIPAREHKSEEFLAINPRGQIPALQLDDGTVIAESVAICRYLEALHPQPPLFGTGALEQARVEMWSRRAEQVLGTPVSAVWVHTHPFTARLPSRNAEWGEANRPRVDDAMRFFDVSLEGREFLAADHFTIADILLLTTIDFAGFIGIPIPDDLPSLRAWHARVSARPSAAA from the coding sequence ATGCTGTTTTTCAACAGCCCGAACCCGGCGCCTAACCCGCGCCGGGTCCGCATCTTTGCGGCGGAGAAGGGGATCGCGCTGCCCATGCGCGATCTCTCGATTCCGGCTCGGGAGCACAAGTCCGAAGAATTCCTGGCGATCAACCCGCGCGGCCAAATCCCCGCGCTGCAACTCGATGACGGCACTGTGATCGCCGAAAGCGTCGCGATCTGCCGCTATCTCGAAGCGCTGCACCCGCAGCCACCGCTGTTCGGCACCGGGGCGCTGGAACAGGCCCGGGTCGAAATGTGGAGCCGCCGTGCCGAACAGGTGCTGGGCACTCCGGTCAGCGCGGTCTGGGTCCACACGCACCCGTTCACTGCGCGCCTGCCCAGCCGCAACGCCGAATGGGGCGAGGCGAACCGCCCGCGCGTCGATGATGCCATGCGTTTCTTCGATGTCTCGCTGGAAGGCCGCGAGTTCCTCGCCGCCGATCACTTCACGATCGCCGATATCCTGCTGCTGACCACAATCGACTTCGCTGGCTTCATCGGCATTCCGATCCCTGACGATCTTCCCTCCCTGCGCGCCTGGCACGCGCGCGTTTCCGCCCGGCCCAGCGCCGCGGCTTGA
- the scpA gene encoding methylmalonyl-CoA mutase, with product MTKPTVTEWQAAAAKEVKGKDLTWNTPEGFAIKPLYTAEDAGDPGLPGFAPFTRGVRASMYAGRPWTIRQYAGFSTAEESNAFYRRNLVAGQKGLSVAFDLATHRGYDSDHPRVVGDVGKAGVAIDSVEDMKILFDGIPLDQMSVSMTMNGAVIPILAFFIVAGEEQGVARNLLDGTIQNDILKEFMVRNTYIYPPEPSMRIVSDIIAYTSAEMPKFNSISISGYHMHEAGATAVQELAFTIADGKEYVERAMAAGLDIDKFAGRLSFFFGIGMNFFMEVAKLRAARTLWHRVMDGLGAKDERSKMLRTHCQTSGVSLQEQDPYNNVIRTTIEAMAAVLGGTQSLHTNALDEAIALPTDFSARIARNTQIVLAEESGITKVVDPLGGSYYVEALTSTLVEEAWKLIEEVGALGGMTKAVASGMPKQRIEQAAAAKQARIDRGEDVIVGVNKYKLAQEDQLDTLEVDNHAVRDAQIARIKAVKAARDEAKCQAALAALAAGAKGGENLLALAVEAARHRATLGEISDAMESVFGRYGTQPVPVTGVYGPAYAEDARYNQVLEGVEAVTRRLGRKPRLLVAKMGQDGHDRGANVIASAFTDMGFDVTSGPLFQTPEETVALALEKDVDAVGASSLAAGHKTLVPQLITLLRDAGRPDIKVIAGGVIPPQDYDFLREAGVQGIYGPGSNVVECAADMLRLLGHNMPPLEA from the coding sequence ATGACGAAACCGACCGTTACCGAATGGCAGGCTGCAGCGGCCAAGGAAGTGAAGGGCAAGGACCTTACCTGGAACACGCCCGAGGGCTTTGCGATCAAGCCGCTGTACACGGCTGAGGACGCTGGCGATCCGGGCCTGCCCGGCTTTGCGCCATTCACCCGCGGCGTGCGCGCCTCGATGTATGCCGGACGTCCCTGGACGATCCGCCAGTATGCGGGCTTCTCGACCGCCGAGGAATCGAACGCCTTCTATCGCCGCAACCTGGTGGCCGGGCAGAAGGGGCTTTCGGTCGCCTTCGACCTTGCCACGCACCGCGGCTATGACTCGGATCACCCGCGCGTGGTCGGCGATGTCGGCAAGGCCGGCGTGGCGATCGACAGCGTCGAGGACATGAAGATCCTGTTCGACGGCATCCCGCTCGATCAGATGTCGGTCTCGATGACCATGAACGGCGCGGTGATCCCGATCCTAGCCTTCTTCATCGTTGCCGGGGAAGAGCAGGGGGTTGCCCGCAACCTGCTCGACGGAACCATCCAGAACGACATCCTCAAGGAGTTCATGGTCCGCAACACCTATATCTACCCGCCCGAGCCGAGCATGCGGATCGTCTCGGACATCATCGCCTATACCTCGGCGGAAATGCCCAAGTTCAACTCGATCTCGATCTCGGGCTATCACATGCACGAAGCCGGGGCGACGGCGGTGCAGGAGCTGGCCTTCACGATTGCTGACGGCAAGGAGTACGTCGAACGCGCGATGGCCGCCGGGCTCGACATTGACAAGTTCGCCGGCCGCCTCAGCTTCTTCTTCGGCATCGGCATGAACTTCTTCATGGAAGTCGCCAAGCTGCGCGCCGCGCGGACGCTGTGGCACCGGGTGATGGATGGGCTGGGCGCCAAGGACGAACGCAGCAAGATGCTGCGCACGCACTGCCAGACTTCGGGCGTCTCGCTGCAGGAGCAGGACCCCTACAACAACGTCATCCGCACCACGATTGAAGCGATGGCAGCCGTGCTGGGCGGCACGCAAAGCCTCCACACCAATGCGCTCGACGAGGCGATTGCCCTGCCGACCGATTTCTCGGCCCGGATCGCGCGCAACACCCAGATCGTGCTGGCCGAAGAAAGCGGGATCACCAAGGTCGTCGATCCGCTCGGCGGGTCCTATTACGTCGAGGCGCTGACTTCGACGCTGGTGGAAGAGGCCTGGAAGCTGATCGAGGAAGTAGGCGCGCTGGGCGGCATGACCAAGGCGGTCGCCTCTGGCATGCCCAAGCAGCGGATCGAACAGGCCGCCGCCGCCAAGCAGGCGCGGATCGACCGGGGCGAGGACGTGATCGTCGGCGTCAACAAGTACAAGCTGGCGCAGGAAGACCAGCTCGACACGCTGGAGGTGGACAACCACGCCGTGCGCGATGCCCAGATCGCCCGGATCAAGGCGGTCAAGGCCGCGCGGGATGAGGCCAAGTGCCAGGCCGCGCTGGCCGCGCTGGCCGCCGGGGCAAAGGGCGGGGAAAACCTGCTGGCACTCGCCGTCGAAGCCGCCCGCCACCGCGCCACACTGGGCGAAATCAGCGATGCGATGGAAAGCGTGTTCGGCCGCTATGGCACCCAGCCGGTGCCGGTGACCGGGGTCTATGGCCCCGCCTATGCCGAGGACGCGCGCTACAACCAGGTGCTGGAAGGGGTCGAAGCGGTTACCCGCCGCCTGGGCCGCAAGCCGCGCTTGCTCGTCGCCAAGATGGGCCAGGACGGCCACGACCGCGGCGCCAACGTGATCGCCAGCGCGTTTACCGACATGGGCTTTGACGTGACCTCCGGCCCGCTGTTCCAGACGCCGGAAGAGACCGTGGCGCTGGCGCTGGAGAAGGATGTCGACGCCGTCGGCGCCTCCTCGCTCGCCGCCGGGCACAAGACGCTGGTTCCGCAGCTGATCACCTTGCTCCGCGACGCCGGACGCCCCGACATCAAGGTCATCGCCGGCGGCGTCATCCCGCCGCAGGACTATGACTTCCTGCGCGAAGCGGGAGTGCAGGGGATCTACGGCCCCGGCTCCAACGTCGTCGAATGCGCTGCCGACATGCTCCGCCTGCTTGGCCACAATATGCCGCCTCTCGAGGCCTAA
- a CDS encoding acetyl-CoA carboxylase biotin carboxylase subunit, with the protein MFKKILIANRGEIACRVIKTARRMGIQTVAVYSDADARAPFVQMADEAVHIGPSPAAQSYLIADKIIAACKQTGAEAVHPGYGFLSERTSFAEQLKAEGIAFIGPPVGAIAAMGDKIESKKLAKEAGVNVVPGFVGEIEDTEHAVRISNEIGYPVMMKASAGGGGKGMRLAYDEKDVREGFEAVKREGLNSFGDDRVFIEKFILNPRHIEIQILGDQHGNILYLNERECSIQRRHQKVVEEAPSPFVTPKMRKAMGEQCVALARAVGYYSAGTVELIVSGADPTGESFYFLEMNTRLQVEHPVTECITGIDLVEQMIRVAAGEKLAFTQDDIKIDGWAIENRVYAEDPYRGFLPSTGRLVRYQPPVPGWEDDGEANGRRGLGGVRVDDGVYEGGEVSMFYDPMIAKLITWGQTRDEAADLQIAALDRFQLEGLGHNVDFVSAIMQHPRFRSGELTTGFIAEEYPDGFTGAATSAETAKHLAAIAGFIATARADRARQIDGQLDGELEPPYDWSVTIGGQAYAVSLDEEITVDGEAIDLAMEYTPGERLVEAEVGDMSYGVKVEPSRTGLVMTTRGAIHKVQILPASVAHLTKHMIEKVPPDLSKFLICPMPGLLVALHVNEGDKVEAGQPLAVVEAMKMENILRAEKSATVKKVNAKAGDSLAVDAVILELE; encoded by the coding sequence ATGTTCAAGAAAATCCTCATCGCCAACCGTGGTGAAATCGCTTGTCGGGTGATCAAGACCGCCCGCCGGATGGGTATCCAGACCGTCGCGGTCTATTCCGATGCCGATGCCCGCGCGCCCTTCGTGCAGATGGCGGATGAAGCGGTCCACATCGGCCCGTCGCCCGCCGCGCAAAGTTATCTGATCGCGGACAAGATCATCGCAGCCTGCAAACAGACCGGGGCCGAAGCGGTTCATCCGGGCTATGGCTTCCTGTCCGAGCGGACCAGCTTTGCCGAGCAGCTCAAGGCCGAGGGGATCGCCTTTATCGGCCCGCCGGTCGGCGCGATTGCGGCGATGGGGGACAAGATCGAATCCAAGAAGCTCGCCAAGGAAGCGGGGGTCAATGTCGTCCCCGGCTTCGTCGGCGAGATCGAGGATACCGAGCACGCGGTGCGGATCTCGAACGAGATCGGCTATCCGGTGATGATGAAGGCCAGCGCCGGCGGCGGCGGCAAGGGCATGCGCCTAGCCTATGACGAAAAGGACGTGCGCGAAGGCTTCGAGGCGGTGAAGCGCGAGGGCCTGAATTCCTTCGGCGATGACCGCGTGTTTATCGAGAAGTTCATCCTCAATCCGCGCCACATCGAGATCCAGATTCTGGGCGACCAGCACGGCAACATCCTCTACCTCAACGAGCGTGAGTGCAGCATCCAGCGCCGCCACCAGAAGGTGGTGGAGGAAGCGCCATCGCCCTTCGTCACGCCGAAGATGCGCAAGGCGATGGGCGAGCAGTGCGTCGCCCTGGCGCGGGCTGTCGGTTACTACAGCGCGGGTACGGTGGAGCTGATCGTCTCGGGCGCGGACCCGACGGGGGAGAGCTTCTATTTCCTCGAAATGAACACCCGCCTGCAGGTGGAGCACCCGGTCACCGAATGCATCACCGGGATTGACCTTGTCGAGCAGATGATCCGCGTTGCCGCGGGCGAGAAGCTGGCCTTCACCCAGGATGACATCAAGATCGATGGCTGGGCGATCGAGAACCGCGTCTATGCCGAAGATCCCTATCGCGGCTTCCTGCCCTCGACCGGGCGCCTGGTGCGCTATCAGCCGCCGGTGCCGGGCTGGGAGGATGATGGCGAGGCCAATGGTCGCCGCGGTCTGGGCGGCGTGCGGGTGGATGACGGCGTCTATGAAGGCGGCGAAGTTTCGATGTTCTATGACCCGATGATCGCCAAGCTGATCACCTGGGGCCAGACCCGCGATGAGGCGGCAGATCTGCAGATCGCCGCGCTTGACCGGTTTCAGCTCGAAGGGCTGGGTCACAACGTCGATTTCGTCTCGGCGATCATGCAGCATCCGCGCTTCCGCTCGGGCGAACTGACCACCGGCTTCATTGCCGAGGAGTACCCCGACGGCTTCACCGGCGCGGCGACCTCGGCCGAAACCGCCAAGCACCTTGCCGCCATCGCCGGCTTCATCGCCACGGCCCGCGCCGACCGCGCGCGCCAGATCGATGGTCAGCTCGATGGCGAGCTGGAGCCGCCGTACGACTGGTCGGTGACGATCGGCGGACAGGCTTATGCCGTCAGCCTTGACGAGGAGATCACCGTCGATGGCGAAGCGATCGATCTGGCCATGGAGTACACACCGGGCGAGCGGCTGGTCGAAGCCGAGGTGGGTGACATGAGCTATGGCGTGAAGGTTGAACCGAGCCGCACCGGCCTGGTGATGACCACGCGCGGGGCGATCCACAAGGTGCAGATCCTGCCGGCCAGCGTGGCCCACCTGACCAAGCACATGATCGAGAAGGTCCCGCCGGACCTCTCCAAGTTCCTGATCTGCCCGATGCCGGGGCTGCTGGTTGCGCTCCATGTCAATGAGGGTGACAAGGTCGAGGCTGGCCAGCCCTTGGCCGTGGTCGAGGCGATGAAAATGGAGAACATCCTCCGCGCCGAGAAGTCCGCGACTGTGAAGAAGGTCAATGCCAAGGCTGGGGACAGCCTGGCGGTCGACGCGGTGATCCTGGAACTGGAGTAG
- a CDS encoding DUF488 family protein: MPTVWTIGYEQTAMPAFLAALQGAGIEVLADVRAIAASRRPGFSKNALAANLAEAGIEYRHFRALGTPADGRAAARALDLPKLERIYAGQLELPEALAAGAELAALARERRVALLCYEREPGCCHRTLLRKAMLADCDAVDLYP, encoded by the coding sequence ATGCCCACCGTCTGGACCATCGGTTACGAGCAAACCGCGATGCCTGCCTTCCTTGCCGCCCTGCAAGGGGCGGGCATTGAGGTCCTCGCCGATGTCCGCGCGATAGCTGCGTCACGAAGGCCTGGCTTCTCCAAGAACGCGCTGGCGGCAAATCTGGCTGAAGCAGGGATCGAATACCGCCACTTTCGCGCGCTTGGCACGCCGGCCGATGGCCGGGCGGCGGCGCGAGCGCTGGATCTGCCAAAGCTGGAGCGGATCTATGCCGGCCAGCTCGAACTGCCCGAAGCCCTCGCTGCCGGCGCTGAACTCGCCGCCCTGGCCCGCGAACGCCGCGTGGCACTGCTCTGCTATGAGCGAGAGCCTGGCTGCTGTCACCGCACCTTGCTGCGCAAGGCTATGCTGGCGGACTGCGACGCGGTCGATCTCTACCCCTAG